The proteins below are encoded in one region of Methanospirillum lacunae:
- a CDS encoding glycoside hydrolase family 17 protein, which translates to MNETHIITGGRYTGLDDISPSREGTIKPMNKRITTYQWPALVGLVVCSFIIAMHGSADTVSVSNQEPAIQFQGESLSPPCVQSLYGVCYSSINQGLDPIVNGTINETHVRDRLSVLGSGVRWIRTYSCGDYSEKIGEISHQMGIKVVAGAWIGKNLTKNEDQIQQLINLGRLGDADVLAVGNEALLRGDVTADQLKHYIRQVKTAVPNMTVTTVETLKNWRDNPELVDEIDAVYANIYPLYAGVRIDKEMKDLKQRYRVIQKVSKGKPVVISETGFPSAGETIGSAVPSKENADRYFREVSNWSNSEDIPVLYFKLYDDEKEGKGIFYHNGTLKLSFCPSR; encoded by the coding sequence ATGAATGAGACACATATCATCACTGGTGGCAGATATACTGGATTAGATGATATTAGTCCGTCAAGAGAAGGGACGATAAAACCTATGAATAAAAGGATCACCACATATCAGTGGCCTGCACTCGTTGGACTGGTTGTCTGTTCTTTTATTATTGCCATGCATGGATCAGCAGACACCGTATCGGTGAGTAATCAGGAACCTGCAATTCAATTCCAAGGAGAATCACTCTCTCCCCCGTGTGTCCAGTCCCTGTATGGGGTATGTTATAGCTCAATAAACCAGGGTTTAGATCCGATTGTCAATGGAACAATAAATGAGACACATGTACGGGATCGGCTCTCTGTTCTGGGGTCTGGTGTCAGATGGATACGGACATACAGTTGTGGTGATTACAGCGAAAAAATTGGTGAGATCTCACATCAGATGGGCATTAAGGTTGTAGCTGGAGCATGGATTGGGAAAAACCTTACGAAAAATGAGGACCAGATTCAGCAACTGATTAACCTGGGTCGCTTGGGAGATGCTGATGTACTTGCTGTTGGAAATGAAGCACTTCTCCGTGGTGATGTTACAGCAGATCAACTCAAACATTACATCAGACAAGTAAAAACAGCTGTACCAAATATGACTGTTACCACTGTTGAAACTCTTAAAAACTGGCGTGATAACCCGGAACTTGTTGATGAGATTGATGCAGTGTATGCCAATATTTACCCTCTCTATGCAGGAGTAAGAATTGATAAGGAAATGAAAGATCTTAAACAGAGATACCGGGTAATACAGAAAGTCAGCAAAGGTAAACCCGTGGTCATATCAGAGACCGGGTTTCCATCAGCTGGGGAGACTATAGGTTCAGCTGTACCTTCGAAGGAAAATGCCGACAGATACTTCAGAGAAGTGAGCAACTGGAGCAATTCTGAAGATATACCGGTACTGTACTTTAAGCTCTATGATGATGAAAAAGAGGGAAAGGGCATATTTTACCACAATGGTACGTTGAAATTATCCTTCTGCCCATCCAGATAA